A single genomic interval of Porphyromonas sp. oral taxon 275 harbors:
- a CDS encoding YjjG family noncanonical pyrimidine nucleotidase has protein sequence MQHAKRYKALLLDVDNTLLSFRPSSEAALRKAFQIHHLPYEDVYYEVFYWVGEVLWEQQRRERLSVDEIRTLIFPRLLSAIGIEADGNALSDTFHLQLHEEAVPEPGAVETIAKLSERYQLYVASNGVLEMQRSRLEIAGLANYFTDLFVSDDIGAEKPSERFFHEAMRRSKTEPRELLFVGDSIEADMIGAARSGIDRCWYNPQQLTAPARPKLNYTITALSELPRIL, from the coding sequence ATGCAACACGCTAAGCGCTACAAGGCGCTACTCCTCGACGTAGACAATACGCTACTGTCCTTCCGCCCCTCCTCCGAGGCCGCCCTTAGGAAGGCCTTCCAGATCCATCACCTGCCCTACGAGGACGTCTACTACGAAGTCTTCTACTGGGTGGGCGAAGTGCTGTGGGAGCAGCAGCGACGGGAGCGTCTGTCGGTCGATGAGATACGCACGCTGATCTTCCCCCGACTCCTCTCCGCCATCGGGATAGAGGCCGACGGGAATGCGCTTAGTGATACCTTCCACCTCCAGCTACACGAGGAGGCCGTGCCCGAGCCTGGTGCCGTCGAGACGATCGCCAAGCTCAGCGAGCGCTACCAGCTCTACGTGGCCTCCAATGGCGTCCTAGAGATGCAGCGCTCACGCCTCGAGATCGCAGGACTAGCGAACTACTTCACCGACCTCTTTGTCTCAGACGACATCGGTGCGGAGAAGCCCTCGGAGCGCTTCTTCCACGAGGCAATGCGCCGCAGCAAGACTGAGCCCAGGGAACTCCTCTTCGTGGGGGATAGCATCGAGGCCGATATGATAGGCGCTGCCCGCTCGGGGATCGACCGCTGCTGGTACAATCCGCAGCAGCTCACTGCCCCTGCCCGCCCCAAGCTCAACTACACCATCACCGCCCTGAGCGAACTGCCGCGTATCCTCTAG
- a CDS encoding DUF4290 domain-containing protein produces MSIGYNNQLPEIIMPEYGRNIQNMVEYCKGLTDRDERNRCAHEIVRAMAALAPEKEQGFGRETIYWDHLAIIADFELDVDYPEGTITREKIDLKADKPEYPGAEIKYRYYGRFIEGMIQKVCAMELGPERAAAEYFIALQMKRDYMTWNQGNVEDLKIFKDLFELSDGQILLTPENCKLNINPNTIDRPGKLQKPLNSKKGKKR; encoded by the coding sequence ATGAGTATAGGATACAACAACCAGCTCCCCGAGATCATCATGCCTGAGTATGGTCGCAATATTCAGAACATGGTCGAGTACTGCAAGGGGCTCACGGATCGCGACGAGCGCAATCGCTGCGCCCACGAGATCGTCCGTGCTATGGCTGCCCTCGCCCCTGAGAAGGAACAGGGCTTCGGCCGCGAGACCATCTACTGGGACCACCTGGCGATCATTGCTGACTTCGAGCTCGACGTAGACTATCCCGAGGGCACGATCACGCGTGAGAAGATCGACCTCAAGGCCGACAAGCCCGAGTACCCAGGGGCCGAGATCAAGTACCGCTACTACGGCCGCTTCATCGAGGGTATGATCCAGAAGGTCTGCGCCATGGAGCTCGGCCCCGAGCGAGCAGCCGCCGAGTACTTCATCGCCCTGCAGATGAAGCGCGACTACATGACTTGGAACCAGGGCAACGTCGAGGACTTGAAGATCTTCAAGGACCTCTTCGAGCTCTCCGACGGACAGATCCTCCTGACGCCCGAGAACTGCAAGCTCAACATCAACCCCAACACTATTGACCGCCCTGGCAAGCTCCAGAAGCCACTCAATAGTAAGAAGGGCAAGAAACGCTAA
- a CDS encoding exonuclease domain-containing protein: protein MSTLPRIPCRALRPGERLQDFVAFDFETATYQQMPCSLGITHVVHGQIRSSFSQLIQPPENRFDEALTRIHGIRPEHTKDALEWPALWHILAPYFESHLPLVAHNAPFDLGVLTKACLHYELTPPSLDLVYCTYKTTKIRLAKWIAHLNLREEDHHEAAFDSKVCALLALEYQRDPSLGGLI, encoded by the coding sequence ATGTCCACACTCCCTCGCATCCCCTGCCGCGCGCTACGTCCTGGCGAGCGCCTGCAGGACTTCGTCGCCTTCGACTTCGAGACGGCGACCTACCAGCAGATGCCTTGCTCGCTAGGCATCACCCACGTCGTCCATGGGCAGATCCGATCCAGCTTCTCCCAGCTTATCCAGCCCCCAGAGAACCGCTTCGATGAGGCGCTGACGAGGATCCACGGCATACGCCCCGAGCATACCAAGGACGCCCTCGAGTGGCCTGCCCTCTGGCACATCCTCGCACCCTACTTCGAGTCGCACCTGCCGCTGGTGGCGCACAACGCCCCTTTTGACCTCGGCGTCCTCACCAAGGCCTGCCTCCACTACGAGCTGACGCCACCGAGCCTCGACCTCGTCTACTGCACCTACAAGACGACCAAGATCCGCCTGGCGAAGTGGATCGCCCACCTCAACCTCCGTGAGGAGGATCACCACGAGGCGGCCTTTGACTCCAAGGTCTGCGCGCTCCTCGCTCTGGAGTACCAGCGCGACCCCAGCCTAGGCGGACTCATCTAG
- a CDS encoding dihydroorotase produces MTTLLQNALIINEGCSYTASLLIRDSLIAAIYEGEHSYPEALEREVDEVMDCTGLWLLPGCIDDQVHFREPGLTHKATIESESRAALAGGTTSFMEMPNTNPTTTTLEAWQWKMERAAESSWANYSFFFGGSNDNADELRRIDRRHTPGVKLFLGSSTGNMLVDDPKTLERIFGETDLVIAAHCEREEIIRANRQHYLDTVGAEGLDVRYHPLIRSEEACYRSSSEAVALATRLGSRLHILHISTARELSLFRNDLPLSEKRITAEACVHHLVFSDRDYEHLGNRIKWNPAVKRLEDREALRAAVASGLIDVVATDHAPHLLSEKEGNCLTAASGGPLTQHALVAMLDLAAEGLFSRELVVERMAHAPARLFDVDRRGFVREGYFADLVLVDPQRPTLVTPASILSKCGWSPFEGHSFGHSIAATFVNGCCAWRGGELSQERPEAHALTFNH; encoded by the coding sequence ATGACTACATTACTACAGAATGCCCTGATCATCAACGAAGGGTGCAGCTATACCGCCAGCCTCCTCATCCGCGACAGCCTCATCGCAGCCATCTACGAGGGGGAGCACAGCTACCCCGAGGCGCTGGAGCGTGAGGTGGACGAAGTGATGGACTGCACGGGGCTATGGCTCCTACCAGGCTGCATCGACGATCAGGTACACTTCCGCGAGCCGGGGCTGACGCACAAGGCGACCATCGAGAGCGAGAGCCGCGCTGCGCTGGCAGGCGGCACGACCTCTTTCATGGAGATGCCCAATACCAATCCCACCACCACCACCCTCGAGGCCTGGCAGTGGAAGATGGAGCGCGCTGCCGAGAGCTCCTGGGCCAACTACTCCTTTTTCTTCGGCGGGAGCAACGACAATGCCGACGAGCTCCGACGCATCGACCGCCGCCACACGCCAGGGGTCAAGCTCTTCCTCGGCTCCTCGACGGGCAACATGCTCGTAGACGATCCCAAGACGCTGGAGCGTATCTTCGGGGAGACGGACCTCGTGATCGCGGCGCACTGCGAGCGCGAGGAGATCATCCGTGCCAACCGCCAGCACTACCTCGATACCGTGGGGGCCGAAGGCCTCGACGTGCGCTACCACCCCCTGATCCGTAGCGAGGAGGCCTGCTACCGCTCCTCGAGCGAAGCGGTAGCACTAGCCACACGCCTCGGCAGCCGCCTACACATCCTGCATATCTCCACAGCACGCGAGCTCTCACTCTTCAGAAACGACCTCCCGCTCTCCGAGAAGCGCATCACCGCCGAGGCCTGTGTGCACCACCTCGTCTTCTCCGATAGAGACTACGAGCACCTAGGCAATCGCATCAAGTGGAACCCCGCCGTCAAGCGCCTAGAGGACCGCGAGGCCCTACGTGCCGCCGTGGCCTCGGGGCTCATAGATGTCGTCGCTACGGACCATGCCCCCCACCTCCTGAGCGAGAAGGAGGGCAACTGCCTCACGGCTGCCAGCGGGGGGCCGCTGACGCAGCACGCACTCGTCGCCATGCTCGATCTAGCGGCCGAAGGGCTCTTCAGCCGTGAGCTCGTCGTCGAGCGCATGGCACATGCCCCAGCGCGGCTCTTCGACGTCGACCGCCGCGGCTTCGTCCGAGAGGGCTACTTCGCCGACCTCGTGCTGGTGGATCCGCAGCGCCCCACCCTGGTCACACCAGCCTCCATCCTCTCCAAGTGCGGCTGGTCGCCCTTCGAGGGGCATAGCTTCGGGCACAGCATCGCGGCCACCTTCGTCAACGGCTGCTGTGCCTGGCGCGGGGGCGAGCTCTCTCAGGAGCGCCCCGAGGCACATGCCTTGACCTTCAACCACTGA
- the murA gene encoding UDP-N-acetylglucosamine 1-carboxyvinyltransferase, which produces MASYVIEGGYSLQGSIRPQGAKNEALQIISSVLLTPELVTIHNIPNILDVNNLIDLLRQIGVKVSRLNDEGSYSFQADEISIDYLHSEEFLNRSRALRGSILMAGALLGRFGYALFPKPGGDKIGRRRLDTHLIGFQELGASCRYDSDKQSYVLEASQLKGKYMLLDEASVTGTANILMAAVLAEGTTTIYNAACEPYLQQLSKLLVRMGAHIEGIGSNRLTIEGVKELHGAEHTMLPDMIEIGSFIGMAAMTNSELRITDVSIPDLGIIPQAFRRLGITIEEQGDDLFIPRHPNGYEIDTFMDGSILTVADAPWPGLTPDLLSVFLVTATQAKGSVLIHQKMFESRLFFVDKLIDMGAQIMLCDPHRAVVIGLGQSHRLRASTMASPDIRAGIALLIAAMSAEGTSVINNIEQIDRGYQDIAGRLNALGARISRL; this is translated from the coding sequence ATGGCATCATACGTCATCGAGGGCGGCTACTCCCTACAGGGGAGCATACGCCCCCAGGGCGCCAAGAACGAGGCCCTACAGATCATCTCCTCTGTCCTGCTCACCCCCGAGCTCGTCACGATCCACAACATCCCGAACATACTGGATGTGAACAACCTCATCGACCTGCTACGGCAGATCGGGGTGAAGGTCAGCCGGCTCAACGACGAGGGCAGCTACAGCTTCCAGGCAGACGAGATCAGCATCGACTACCTACATAGTGAGGAGTTCCTCAATCGTAGCCGTGCCCTGCGTGGCTCCATCCTGATGGCAGGTGCCCTCCTAGGACGCTTCGGCTATGCGCTCTTCCCCAAGCCCGGGGGCGACAAGATCGGCCGCCGTCGTCTGGACACGCACCTGATAGGCTTCCAGGAGCTGGGCGCTAGCTGCCGCTACGACAGTGACAAGCAGAGCTACGTGCTGGAGGCCAGCCAGCTCAAGGGTAAGTACATGCTCCTCGACGAGGCCTCCGTGACGGGTACAGCCAATATCCTGATGGCCGCCGTACTAGCCGAGGGCACGACGACGATCTACAATGCCGCCTGTGAGCCCTACCTGCAGCAGCTCTCCAAGCTGCTGGTGCGCATGGGTGCCCATATCGAGGGCATAGGCTCCAACCGCCTCACCATCGAGGGCGTCAAGGAGCTGCACGGCGCCGAGCACACCATGCTCCCCGACATGATCGAGATCGGTAGCTTCATCGGCATGGCCGCCATGACGAACTCCGAGCTACGTATCACCGACGTCAGCATCCCCGACCTCGGGATCATCCCGCAGGCCTTCCGCCGCCTCGGGATCACCATCGAGGAGCAGGGCGACGACCTCTTCATCCCCCGCCACCCCAACGGCTACGAGATCGACACCTTCATGGACGGCTCGATCCTTACCGTGGCGGATGCTCCTTGGCCAGGGCTGACGCCTGACCTCCTCAGCGTCTTCCTCGTCACCGCCACGCAGGCTAAGGGAAGCGTACTGATCCATCAGAAGATGTTCGAGAGCCGTCTCTTCTTCGTCGACAAGCTCATCGACATGGGCGCTCAGATCATGCTCTGCGACCCCCACCGCGCTGTGGTCATCGGCCTCGGGCAGTCGCACCGCCTGCGCGCCTCTACGATGGCCTCGCCCGACATCCGTGCTGGGATCGCGCTCCTCATCGCTGCGATGAGCGCCGAGGGGACAAGTGTCATCAACAACATCGAGCAGATCGACCGAGGCTATCAGGATATCGCAGGCCGCCTCAACGCCCTCGGCGCACGTATCTCTCGCCTATAG
- a CDS encoding beta-N-acetylglucosaminidase domain-containing protein — MRTLLSIALALSSATLLSAESELFPKPQQMTTASSQVRVSTPIMRRLSSTLDTLTMPYIGQQRRIFAQARLRLGVKGDAAVASVAAKLPAQAEGYYLEVKPQGITLAGVDSVGLYYGLQTLRQLLHQPRLKATTITDWPDVALRGVVEGFYGNPYSHRNRLEQFRFYGDTKLNTYIYGPKDDRYHREKWRELYPEGERQRIAELVQAAHARGVQFVWAIHPGLDIKWTEEDRQAVVRKLEDIYRLGVRSFAVFFDDISADDESARHQAELLNYLWRYFPNAGMQVKSLILCPTQYNQAWARGGYLDILGQTMDPEIHIMWTGKTVVTMIDRKTMEYVNSRIRRKGYVWLNYPVSDFAVDHLLLGPMKGNEQDLAPLFSGFVSNPMEYAEASKVGVFAVADYLWNMQDYDADRSWREATRYLYPKNTEAFRRFALDNVDPGTNGHRFRIEGESLDLRPIVEQYKAAYSAGSVTDELRQALGQHFDRMEQDAATLLADKHNADMQEELKPWLEVYQYMARQGKVLIDMQRLLAAKDSTGFIERFKQLQVLEALQGAIRSRDFKGSINAPFPKPADAVLAPFLAQLKRELYADYRKGFGYQAQLLPQPPLEEGKYLIRVAGGYLSNSMDPKQGLQIVAELDSINPQRQLWLLSYDNAAGRYTMRSAQDQRIVTTDFKLLQQADLTKECFTLHKDAQGHFALQNSLDKLGYMWAVTKEGKLRIHYRREARPEDYIFEFVPQR; from the coding sequence ATGCGTACACTACTTAGCATCGCACTAGCGCTCAGCAGCGCTACGCTCCTCTCGGCCGAGTCCGAGCTCTTCCCGAAGCCGCAGCAGATGACGACAGCCTCGTCTCAGGTGCGTGTCTCTACCCCCATCATGCGCCGCCTCAGCAGCACGCTCGATACGCTCACGATGCCCTACATCGGGCAGCAGCGGCGTATCTTCGCTCAGGCTCGCCTTCGTCTAGGGGTCAAGGGGGATGCGGCGGTAGCCTCTGTCGCGGCTAAGCTCCCCGCGCAGGCCGAGGGCTACTACCTGGAGGTCAAGCCTCAGGGCATCACGCTGGCAGGCGTGGACTCGGTCGGTCTCTACTATGGACTGCAGACGCTACGCCAGCTGCTACACCAGCCCCGCCTCAAGGCCACAACCATCACCGACTGGCCAGACGTGGCCCTGCGTGGCGTCGTTGAGGGCTTCTACGGCAATCCCTACAGCCACCGCAATCGCCTCGAGCAGTTCCGCTTCTACGGCGACACCAAGCTCAATACCTATATCTATGGGCCTAAGGACGACCGCTACCACAGAGAGAAGTGGCGTGAGCTGTACCCCGAGGGAGAGCGTCAGCGCATCGCGGAGCTCGTCCAGGCAGCCCACGCCCGCGGCGTGCAGTTCGTCTGGGCGATCCATCCGGGGCTAGACATCAAGTGGACGGAGGAGGACAGACAGGCCGTCGTGCGCAAGCTGGAGGACATATATCGCCTCGGGGTGCGCTCCTTCGCGGTCTTCTTCGACGACATCAGTGCCGATGATGAGAGCGCACGCCACCAGGCTGAGCTCCTCAACTACCTGTGGCGCTACTTCCCAAATGCAGGGATGCAGGTCAAGTCGCTCATCCTCTGCCCCACGCAGTACAACCAAGCCTGGGCACGCGGTGGCTACCTCGACATCCTGGGGCAGACGATGGATCCCGAGATCCATATCATGTGGACGGGGAAGACCGTGGTGACGATGATCGACCGTAAGACGATGGAGTACGTCAATAGCCGCATACGCCGCAAGGGCTACGTATGGCTGAACTATCCCGTCTCTGACTTCGCCGTCGACCACCTGCTACTCGGGCCGATGAAGGGCAACGAGCAGGACCTGGCTCCACTCTTCAGCGGCTTTGTCTCCAACCCCATGGAGTACGCCGAGGCCTCTAAGGTGGGTGTCTTCGCCGTAGCGGATTACCTGTGGAATATGCAGGACTACGATGCCGATCGCTCTTGGCGTGAGGCTACGCGCTACCTCTATCCCAAGAATACGGAGGCCTTCCGCCGCTTCGCGCTGGATAATGTCGACCCAGGGACGAATGGTCACCGCTTCCGCATCGAGGGGGAGTCCCTAGACCTACGCCCCATCGTAGAGCAGTACAAGGCTGCCTATAGTGCGGGCTCGGTGACGGACGAGCTGCGTCAGGCCCTGGGGCAGCACTTCGATCGTATGGAGCAGGATGCAGCGACGCTACTGGCAGACAAGCACAATGCGGACATGCAGGAGGAGCTCAAGCCTTGGCTCGAGGTCTACCAGTACATGGCACGTCAGGGCAAGGTGCTGATCGACATGCAGCGCCTCCTCGCGGCTAAGGACAGCACGGGCTTCATCGAGCGCTTCAAGCAGCTGCAGGTGCTGGAGGCCCTGCAGGGTGCCATCCGCTCGCGTGACTTCAAGGGCTCGATCAACGCCCCCTTCCCCAAGCCAGCCGATGCGGTGCTCGCCCCCTTCCTTGCACAACTCAAGCGTGAGCTCTATGCCGACTACCGTAAGGGCTTCGGCTACCAGGCACAGCTGCTGCCTCAGCCTCCCCTTGAGGAGGGCAAGTACCTCATCCGTGTAGCAGGTGGCTATCTCTCCAACAGCATGGATCCCAAGCAGGGCCTTCAGATCGTCGCCGAGCTCGATAGCATCAATCCTCAGCGTCAGCTCTGGCTGCTCAGCTACGACAATGCGGCGGGGCGCTACACCATGCGCTCGGCTCAGGATCAGCGTATCGTGACTACGGACTTCAAGCTCCTGCAGCAGGCCGACCTGACGAAGGAGTGCTTCACCCTGCATAAGGACGCTCAGGGTCACTTCGCTCTGCAGAACTCCCTCGATAAGCTCGGCTACATGTGGGCCGTCACTAAGGAGGGCAAGCTACGCATCCACTACCGACGCGAGGCACGCCCCGAGGACTATATCTTCGAGTTCGTCCCGCAGCGCTAA
- a CDS encoding ribosome maturation factor RimM, with product MLDKADFEPIGRLGRTHGIGGELSAKLSVDLSVLWEEDERLFLFLEEQELLIPYRVRSLRAKTDELDLIAFMDVMTKEAAEALVGRELWLERAYLDHDEAEAVLGLEHYVGFELYEADSGQYLGRITDVDDSTLNVLMRVETPLGDELVLPIAEELVSEVKLAEHQLYLQVPQGLLDL from the coding sequence ATGCTGGATAAGGCAGACTTCGAGCCCATAGGCCGTCTCGGCCGCACACACGGCATCGGTGGCGAGCTCAGTGCCAAGCTCTCGGTAGACCTCAGCGTCCTTTGGGAGGAGGACGAGCGACTCTTCCTCTTCCTCGAGGAGCAGGAGCTGCTCATCCCCTACCGAGTGCGCAGCCTGCGCGCCAAGACCGATGAGCTCGACCTCATCGCCTTCATGGACGTCATGACCAAGGAGGCGGCCGAGGCGCTCGTGGGGCGTGAGCTGTGGCTGGAGCGTGCCTACCTCGACCACGACGAGGCGGAGGCCGTCCTCGGCCTAGAGCACTACGTCGGCTTCGAACTCTACGAAGCGGACTCGGGGCAGTACCTAGGACGCATCACGGACGTCGACGACAGCACGCTGAACGTACTGATGCGGGTCGAGACGCCCCTCGGGGACGAACTCGTACTGCCCATCGCCGAGGAGCTCGTCAGTGAGGTGAAGCTCGCCGAGCACCAGCTCTACCTACAGGTTCCCCAGGGCCTGCTTGATCTCTAG
- a CDS encoding AAA family ATPase: MDHLYRTHEYLLRHTRRGLQRSLMEEIDWSQRIIGIRGSRGVGKTTFLLDYARRHYAPTSRECLYINLNQFCFTVDSLGSFVDSFVEQGGRTLLLDQVFKYPNWTEEFKQCYHRHPELRIIFTASAVMNLEEDDPELARLAAIYHLAGFSLREFIQLDSGIALPAVSLEDVMTRPQELVAELARTLNPDLWLERYLEYGYYPFHLEPRLYSENLLKTLNMTLEVDLLFIKQLEQRLLYKLRKLIYLLAQQPPHTALNVSQLAAAIETSRLTVMNYIRYLADARVLRPVFKQDDSELRRPSQVYLGNPNLYQVLQPEHPDRGEHLRTFVFNQLSKEHDFRLSPRGARSLFEIDGHWLLQIEDSLEGRYRSDRHYALRQGDFTRDKSIPVWLFGFLY, translated from the coding sequence GTGGATCATTTATACCGCACGCATGAGTACCTGCTGAGGCATACCCGTCGGGGGCTGCAGCGCTCGCTCATGGAGGAGATTGACTGGAGCCAGCGTATCATCGGGATACGTGGGTCACGTGGAGTAGGGAAGACCACCTTCCTGCTCGATTACGCCCGTCGGCACTATGCCCCGACCTCGCGGGAGTGTCTTTACATCAACCTCAACCAGTTCTGCTTTACGGTTGACTCCCTCGGGAGCTTCGTCGATAGCTTCGTGGAGCAAGGTGGGCGCACGTTGCTCCTAGACCAGGTGTTCAAGTATCCCAACTGGACGGAGGAGTTCAAGCAGTGCTACCATCGCCATCCCGAGCTACGGATCATCTTCACGGCCTCGGCGGTGATGAACCTCGAGGAGGACGACCCCGAGCTGGCACGCCTAGCAGCCATCTACCATCTAGCGGGCTTCTCGCTACGAGAATTCATCCAGCTGGACAGCGGTATCGCCCTGCCTGCGGTGAGCCTAGAGGACGTCATGACGCGTCCCCAGGAGCTGGTGGCAGAGCTTGCCCGCACGCTCAACCCCGACCTCTGGCTGGAGCGCTACCTCGAGTACGGCTACTATCCCTTCCACCTCGAGCCCCGTCTCTACTCGGAGAACCTGCTGAAGACGCTCAACATGACCCTTGAGGTGGATCTCCTCTTCATCAAGCAGCTGGAGCAGCGCCTCCTCTACAAGCTGCGCAAGCTCATCTACCTGCTGGCGCAGCAGCCCCCACACACAGCGCTCAATGTCTCCCAGCTCGCGGCCGCGATCGAGACCTCTCGCCTCACGGTGATGAACTACATCCGCTACCTCGCGGATGCCCGTGTGCTGCGTCCCGTCTTCAAGCAGGACGACAGCGAGCTGCGTCGTCCTTCGCAGGTCTACCTAGGCAATCCCAACCTCTACCAAGTGCTGCAGCCCGAGCACCCCGACCGTGGGGAGCACCTGCGTACTTTCGTCTTCAATCAGCTGAGCAAGGAGCATGACTTCCGCCTCTCGCCTCGCGGGGCCCGCTCCCTCTTTGAGATCGACGGCCACTGGCTCCTGCAGATCGAGGACAGCCTAGAGGGGCGCTACCGTAGCGACCGCCACTACGCCCTGCGCCAAGGGGACTTCACCCGTGATAAGAGCATCCCCGTGTGGCTCTTCGGCTTCCTCTACTGA
- a CDS encoding CPBP family intramembrane glutamic endopeptidase, with translation MMTGTNTQLKAGIYTLLTLFALFLLVQLLLGALYMLVSPGALSSPSSLEPLLLITGLSFITPLLLLPQGRAAFALLRLPRLSRRKLGHCLLASAAILALAFAVDELEFRLFSWLGWELKDEATELICQAINSGTPRLKLIPYISLLPAFAEELFFRGAVQGTLERLAPKRPRLVWGLTSVLFALMHLSILGFVTRSLLGYGFSYLCSRTHSLWPGIALHALNNLIVLYLL, from the coding sequence ATGATGACCGGGACGAACACGCAGCTCAAGGCGGGCATCTATACACTGCTGACGCTCTTCGCGCTCTTCCTGCTGGTCCAGCTGCTGCTGGGAGCCCTCTACATGCTCGTCTCTCCAGGGGCGCTCAGCAGCCCCTCCTCACTCGAGCCTTTGCTCCTCATCACAGGCCTCTCCTTCATCACGCCGCTGCTCCTGCTTCCGCAGGGGCGAGCGGCGTTCGCTTTACTACGCCTCCCTCGACTGAGCCGCAGGAAGCTCGGGCATTGCCTCCTCGCCTCGGCCGCTATCCTCGCGCTGGCCTTCGCCGTCGATGAGCTGGAGTTTCGCCTCTTCTCCTGGCTGGGCTGGGAGCTCAAGGACGAAGCGACGGAGCTTATATGCCAGGCGATCAACTCTGGCACGCCTAGGCTAAAGCTGATCCCCTACATATCCCTCCTCCCCGCCTTCGCCGAGGAACTCTTCTTCCGCGGAGCCGTACAGGGTACCCTAGAGCGCCTAGCTCCCAAGCGGCCACGGCTGGTCTGGGGACTGACGTCGGTACTCTTCGCCCTCATGCACCTGAGCATCCTCGGCTTTGTCACACGCTCCCTCCTCGGCTATGGCTTCAGCTATCTATGCAGCAGGACGCACAGCCTCTGGCCAGGGATCGCCCTACACGCGCTCAACAACCTCATCGTACTATACCTACTCTAG